The following are encoded together in the Panicum virgatum strain AP13 chromosome 6K, P.virgatum_v5, whole genome shotgun sequence genome:
- the LOC120713403 gene encoding uncharacterized protein LOC120713403, producing MFLLGLVFVHHPGSPRRIGFAAPRRPTGGDSSHGEAPSARAARIQAPPARSAPRTSSAFRRRRAAAASGGKAVRAARIQASPAESAPRTSSGFRRRRAAAASVGKAVGAARIQAPPAGTIVPPFHQRNNASCQKMVMRSLSSKLRWSKKQMSTHQAIPVGSQDAETTGYQLVSSSVDLEHDWEVLKNCKKLLHVSGFRGKHM from the exons ATGTTCTTATTAGGGTTAGTGTTCGTTCATCACCCCGGTTCACCACGCCGGATTGGATTTGCGGCGCCTCGCCGTCCGACCGGCGGCGATTCTTCACACGGCGAGGCCCCCTCGGCGCGGGCGGCCAGGATCCAAGCGCCCCCTGCCAGATCAGCGCCGCGGACGAGCAGCGCtttccggcggcgcagggcagcAGCGGCTTCCGGCGGCAAGGCGGTGCGGGCGGCCAGGATCCAAGCGTCCCCTGCCGAATCAGCGCCGCGGACGAGCAGCGGcttccggcggcgcagggcagcAGCGGCTTCCGTCGGCAAGGCGGTGGGGGCGGCTAGGATCCAAGCGCCACCTGCCGGAACAATTGTGCCCCCGTTCCATCAGCGAAACAATGCATCATGTCAG AAAATGGTTATGAGGAGCTTGTCGAGTAAACTCCGGTGGTCAAAGAAGCAGATGAGTACACATCAGGCCATACCTGTTGGATCACAGGATGCAGAAACCACTGGATATCAACTTGTTTCTTCATCAGTCGATCTGGAGCATGACTGGGAGGTCTTGAAAAACTGCAAGAAGCTGCTCCATGTCTCTGGTTTCAGGGGAAAGCATATGTAA